One Megalopta genalis isolate 19385.01 chromosome 11, iyMegGena1_principal, whole genome shotgun sequence genomic region harbors:
- the D12 gene encoding YEATS domain containing 2 homolog D12 isoform X1, producing the protein MSALKDHDPDYGPSVANNEKHQRIYEENARSNTAKKITAIIEKEFSLEINTKEKEVLEIQERLHRASKALHFLRYVIVADFYNRKQCQSSQNGEARQTQIHPAIKQLIGKSPKECGNLLVSTKSTATAQSNADDLIASCPDDTCPSTVIVCPTTNLNSHQPEKGTSVNGSFLRKRNNDTGEQSRPKKIPRYIPPKSGVPESPCPSRGIRHKVRKRIIIGNISKWIPPEWREDAASHKWTMYVRGNKDNPDIDDFVGKVRFFLHPSYRPNDVVEVTIPPFCLSRRGWGEFPLRVQLHFKSTLDKPMDIIHHLKLDRTYTGLQTLGSETLVDIWIYADPRNLKFVARSCSIDDTDKPEAKADAEIEVETGNDTRFKFNDNTNVNPKFQLGSTNGKSSAIVKLEEGESLQEIDEAFLNTERSRFYVDLDHDYCGSNRLEENLTIDHRLSLKKEIALKFRDSSTTSTIVDENFEQVKIKEETNSTEPSLSTKNGHNQNGTKALPSSCSKLQSNLCPLEISIPPLFESSNKHVLVLENNKTITVDIGISRNDDQTRKPSKDSTTKPKVNLTVSSRGISLLKKPSSKLSSQSETQPGLKLQFPKSILLNMNSNVPALKIAERGNLQDDYLSDAARRKSGLTEESASGSENRECTKELQLQSARQRITLGKDKHKLQSRKEFYDGAFRAIHCANIGTIDGLLRFIVRRMPMVTRDASDSDYKQLHPYACATEKEFFEYTVGKRTACEWSRAKTIRCLLKRKAFSQEELWTVKEIIIWTRLHGYTPFRINFSSDQVKGPKNLVDSTLSRTIFTCSEPEAFCKWLQIYPGRSYDQWFDSNSQQFYEHDIEVDIIDETSTKVGKNNLYINRGTYFNNENLLDPNIAVLEMETKSIPFHDFICETAREIGVKLNHEEILPSVVDCAASRAIMRAIECLVDDLVRMSLAKAWKRCDNDFRLFRRYPKMIVLDDVRGALLNREEFDIFTNQGLGSKYRRTSTD; encoded by the exons ATGAGTGCCTTAAAAGATCATGATCCCGATTACGGGCCTTCCGTTGCAAATAACGAGAAACATCAACGAATTTACGAAGAGAACG CAAGAAGCAATACCGCGAAGAAGATAACAGCCATTATCGAAAAAGAATTTTCCCTGGAGATAAATACGAAAGAGAAAGAAGTTTTAGAGATACAAGAAAGATTGCATAGGGCCTCGAAAGCTTTACATTTTCTACGATACGTTATAGTTGCTGATTTTTATAATCGCAAGCAATGTCAAAGTTCGCAAAATGGAGAAGCAAGACAAACCCAAATACATCCGGCGATAAAACAATTGATCGGTAAATCGCCGAAGGAATGCGGCAATTTGTTAGTTTCAACAAAGTCGACCGCGACAGCGCAAAGCAACGCAGACGATTTAATCGCATCTTGTCCCGATGATACGTGTCCTTCGACCGTAATTGTCTGTCCAACTACAAACCTGAATTCGCATCAACCCGAGAAGGGGACTTCCGTGAATGGTTCTTTTTTAAGAAAGAGGAACAATGATACCGGTGAACAATCACGACCAAAGAAAATACCACGATACATTCCGCCTAAATCAGGAGTCCCAGAGTCCCCGTGTCCGTCGAGAGGTATCAGGCATAAAGTCAGAAAACGTATAATCATTGGAAACATTTCAAAGTGGATCCCTCCGGAATGGAGAGAAGACGCGGCTAGTCATAAATGGACAATGTACGTCCGAGGTAACAAAGATAATCCTGACATCGACGATTTCGTCGGTAAAGTCAGATTCTTTTTACATCCTAGCTACAGGCCTAACGACGTTGTGGAAGTGACGATACCACCGTTTTGCCTATCGAGACGCGGTTGGGGCGAATTTCCATTAAGAGTGCAGTTGCACTTCAAGAGTACGCTGGACAAGCCAATGGACATAATTCATCACTTAAAGTTGGACCGCACGTACACCGGTCTGCAAACCTTAGGATCCGAAACTCTGGTCGATATATGGATCTACGCGGATCCTCGAAACTTGAAATTTGTTGCCCGATCCTGTTCGATCGATGACACCGATAAACCCGAAGCCAAAGCCGATGCCGAAATTGAAGTTGAAACAGGCAACGACACACGTTTCAAATTCAATGATAACACCAATGTCAATCCGAAGTTTCAGTTAGGCTCGACGAACGGGAAGTCGAGTGCGATTGTAAAACTCGAGGAAGGGGAAAGTTTGCAAGAGATCGACGAGGCTTTTCTAAATACCGAACGATCGCGATTTTATGTTGATCTTGACCATGACTACTGTGGTTCGAATCGTCTGGAAGAGAACTTAACTATCGATCATCGCTTATCGCTTAAAAAAGAAATTGCTCTGAAATTCAGGGATTCATCGACGACAAGCACAATCGTCGACGAAAATTTCGAGCAAGTGAAAATAAAGGAAGAAACGAACTCGACCGAGCCTTCGTTGTCGACAAAAAACGGACACAACCAAAATGGGACGAAAGCCCTTCCATCATCTTGCTCGAAACTACAATCAAACCTCTGTCCTTTGGAAATCTCGATACCCCCGTTGTTCGAGTCGTCGAACAAACATGTGTTGGTACTTGAGAACAACAAAACCATCACCGTGGACATCGGGATTTCGCGTAACGACGATCAAACTCGTAAGCCGAGCAAAGATTCGACGACAAAACCGAAAGTGAATTTAACCGTATCGTCGCGTGGCATCAGCTTGCTGAAGAAACCGTCGAGCAAATTAAGTTCTCAAAGTGAAACTCAGCCAGGGCTGAAACTCCAATTCCCCAAGAGTATACTATTGAACATGAATTCTAATGTGCCGGCATTAAAAATAGCTGAAAGAGGAAATCTACAGGACGATTATCTTTCCGATGCTGCTCGCAGAAAATCAGGACTTACAGAGGAATCCGCATCGGGATCAGAAAATCGAGAATGCACGAAGGAATTGCAACTACAATCTGCGCGGCAAAGGATCACTTTGGGCAAAGACAAGCACAAGCTGCAGAGCAGGAAAGAGTTCTACGACGGAGCGTTCCGCGCGATTCACTGCGCAAACATTGGAACTATTGACGGTCTGCTGAGATTTATTGTCAGACGAATGCCCATGGTGACTCGGGACGCTTCTGATTCGGATTACAAGCAGCTTCATCCTTATGCGTGCGCTACTGAAAAAGAATTCTTTGAATACACTGTCGGGAAAAGAACTGCCTGCGAATGGAGTCGAGCAAAAACCATACGATGCTTATTAAAGCGCAAGGCATTCTCGCAGGAGGAATTGTGGACCGTCAAAGAGATCATTATCTGGACAAGACTGCACGGGTACACACCTTTTCGTATAAATTTTTCGAGCGACCAGGTCAAAGGACCGAAGAATCTAGTCGACTCCACTCTTTCGAGGACTATCTTTACTTGTTCGGAACCCGAGGCTTTCTGTAAATGGCTTCAAATTTATCCGGGTCGTTCGTACGATCAATGGTTCGATTCtaattcgcaacaattttaCGAACATGACATCGAAGTAGATATCATCGACGAAACTTCAACGAAAGTAGGGAAAAACAACTTATATATAAATAGGGGCACGTATTTCAACAACGAGAATCTATTAGACCCCAATATCGCTGTATTGGAAATGGAAACGAAATCGATACCGTTTCACGACTTCATCTGCGAAACAGCAAGAGAAATAGGCGTGAAATTGAATCATGAAGAAATTCTGCCCAGTGTGGTAGATTGTGCAGCCAGTCGGGCGATAATGAGA GCCATAGAATGCCTTGTGGACGACTTAGTTAGAATGTCTCTGGCAAAAGCTTGGAAAAGATGCGATAACGA ttttcgtttatttcgtagaTATCCGAAGATGATCGTTTTGGACGACGTACGTGGAGCTCTCTTAAACCGTGAAGAATTTGATATTTTTACGAATCAAGGATTAGGATCCAAATATCGACGAACATCAACAGATTGA
- the D12 gene encoding YEATS domain containing 2 homolog D12 isoform X2, producing MSALKDHDPDYGPSVANNEKHQRIYEENARSNTAKKITAIIEKEFSLEINTKEKEVLEIQERLHRASKALHFLRYVIVADFYNRKQCQSSQNGEARQTQIHPAIKQLIGKSPKECGNLLVSTKSTATAQSNADDLIASCPDDTCPSTVIVCPTTNLNSHQPEKGTSVNGSFLRKRNNDTGEQSRPKKIPRYIPPKSGVPESPCPSRGIRHKVRKRIIIGNISKWIPPEWREDAASHKWTMYVRGNKDNPDIDDFVGKVRFFLHPSYRPNDVVEVTIPPFCLSRRGWGEFPLRVQLHFKSTLDKPMDIIHHLKLDRTYTGLQTLGSETLVDIWIYADPRNLKFVARSCSIDDTDKPEAKADAEIEVETGNDTRFKFNDNTNVNPKFQLGSTNGKSSAIVKLEEGESLQEIDEAFLNTERSRFYVDLDHDYCGSNRLEENLTIDHRLSLKKEIALKFRDSSTTSTIVDENFEQVKIKEETNSTEPSLSTKNGHNQNGTKALPSSCSKLQSNLCPLEISIPPLFESSNKHVLVLENNKTITVDIGISRNDDQTRKPSKDSTTKPKVNLTVSSRGISLLKKPSSKLSSQSETQPGLKLQFPKSILLNMNSNVPALKIAERGNLQDDYLSDAARRKSGLTEESASGSENRECTKELQLQSARQRITLGKDKHKLQSRKEFYDGAFRAIHCANIGTIDGLLRFIVRRMPMVTRDASDSDYKQLHPYACATEKEFFEYTVGKRTACEWSRAKTIRCLLKRKAFSQEELWTVKEIIIWTRLHGYTPFRINFSSDQVKGPKNLVDSTLSRTIFTCSEPEAFCKWLQIYPGRSYDQWFDSNSQQFYEHDIEVDIIDETSTKVGKNNLYINRGTYFNNENLLDPNIAVLEMETKSIPFHDFICETAREIGVKLNHEEILPSVVDCAASRAIMRAIECLVDDLVRMSLAKAWKRCDNEYPKMIVLDDVRGALLNREEFDIFTNQGLGSKYRRTSTD from the exons ATGAGTGCCTTAAAAGATCATGATCCCGATTACGGGCCTTCCGTTGCAAATAACGAGAAACATCAACGAATTTACGAAGAGAACG CAAGAAGCAATACCGCGAAGAAGATAACAGCCATTATCGAAAAAGAATTTTCCCTGGAGATAAATACGAAAGAGAAAGAAGTTTTAGAGATACAAGAAAGATTGCATAGGGCCTCGAAAGCTTTACATTTTCTACGATACGTTATAGTTGCTGATTTTTATAATCGCAAGCAATGTCAAAGTTCGCAAAATGGAGAAGCAAGACAAACCCAAATACATCCGGCGATAAAACAATTGATCGGTAAATCGCCGAAGGAATGCGGCAATTTGTTAGTTTCAACAAAGTCGACCGCGACAGCGCAAAGCAACGCAGACGATTTAATCGCATCTTGTCCCGATGATACGTGTCCTTCGACCGTAATTGTCTGTCCAACTACAAACCTGAATTCGCATCAACCCGAGAAGGGGACTTCCGTGAATGGTTCTTTTTTAAGAAAGAGGAACAATGATACCGGTGAACAATCACGACCAAAGAAAATACCACGATACATTCCGCCTAAATCAGGAGTCCCAGAGTCCCCGTGTCCGTCGAGAGGTATCAGGCATAAAGTCAGAAAACGTATAATCATTGGAAACATTTCAAAGTGGATCCCTCCGGAATGGAGAGAAGACGCGGCTAGTCATAAATGGACAATGTACGTCCGAGGTAACAAAGATAATCCTGACATCGACGATTTCGTCGGTAAAGTCAGATTCTTTTTACATCCTAGCTACAGGCCTAACGACGTTGTGGAAGTGACGATACCACCGTTTTGCCTATCGAGACGCGGTTGGGGCGAATTTCCATTAAGAGTGCAGTTGCACTTCAAGAGTACGCTGGACAAGCCAATGGACATAATTCATCACTTAAAGTTGGACCGCACGTACACCGGTCTGCAAACCTTAGGATCCGAAACTCTGGTCGATATATGGATCTACGCGGATCCTCGAAACTTGAAATTTGTTGCCCGATCCTGTTCGATCGATGACACCGATAAACCCGAAGCCAAAGCCGATGCCGAAATTGAAGTTGAAACAGGCAACGACACACGTTTCAAATTCAATGATAACACCAATGTCAATCCGAAGTTTCAGTTAGGCTCGACGAACGGGAAGTCGAGTGCGATTGTAAAACTCGAGGAAGGGGAAAGTTTGCAAGAGATCGACGAGGCTTTTCTAAATACCGAACGATCGCGATTTTATGTTGATCTTGACCATGACTACTGTGGTTCGAATCGTCTGGAAGAGAACTTAACTATCGATCATCGCTTATCGCTTAAAAAAGAAATTGCTCTGAAATTCAGGGATTCATCGACGACAAGCACAATCGTCGACGAAAATTTCGAGCAAGTGAAAATAAAGGAAGAAACGAACTCGACCGAGCCTTCGTTGTCGACAAAAAACGGACACAACCAAAATGGGACGAAAGCCCTTCCATCATCTTGCTCGAAACTACAATCAAACCTCTGTCCTTTGGAAATCTCGATACCCCCGTTGTTCGAGTCGTCGAACAAACATGTGTTGGTACTTGAGAACAACAAAACCATCACCGTGGACATCGGGATTTCGCGTAACGACGATCAAACTCGTAAGCCGAGCAAAGATTCGACGACAAAACCGAAAGTGAATTTAACCGTATCGTCGCGTGGCATCAGCTTGCTGAAGAAACCGTCGAGCAAATTAAGTTCTCAAAGTGAAACTCAGCCAGGGCTGAAACTCCAATTCCCCAAGAGTATACTATTGAACATGAATTCTAATGTGCCGGCATTAAAAATAGCTGAAAGAGGAAATCTACAGGACGATTATCTTTCCGATGCTGCTCGCAGAAAATCAGGACTTACAGAGGAATCCGCATCGGGATCAGAAAATCGAGAATGCACGAAGGAATTGCAACTACAATCTGCGCGGCAAAGGATCACTTTGGGCAAAGACAAGCACAAGCTGCAGAGCAGGAAAGAGTTCTACGACGGAGCGTTCCGCGCGATTCACTGCGCAAACATTGGAACTATTGACGGTCTGCTGAGATTTATTGTCAGACGAATGCCCATGGTGACTCGGGACGCTTCTGATTCGGATTACAAGCAGCTTCATCCTTATGCGTGCGCTACTGAAAAAGAATTCTTTGAATACACTGTCGGGAAAAGAACTGCCTGCGAATGGAGTCGAGCAAAAACCATACGATGCTTATTAAAGCGCAAGGCATTCTCGCAGGAGGAATTGTGGACCGTCAAAGAGATCATTATCTGGACAAGACTGCACGGGTACACACCTTTTCGTATAAATTTTTCGAGCGACCAGGTCAAAGGACCGAAGAATCTAGTCGACTCCACTCTTTCGAGGACTATCTTTACTTGTTCGGAACCCGAGGCTTTCTGTAAATGGCTTCAAATTTATCCGGGTCGTTCGTACGATCAATGGTTCGATTCtaattcgcaacaattttaCGAACATGACATCGAAGTAGATATCATCGACGAAACTTCAACGAAAGTAGGGAAAAACAACTTATATATAAATAGGGGCACGTATTTCAACAACGAGAATCTATTAGACCCCAATATCGCTGTATTGGAAATGGAAACGAAATCGATACCGTTTCACGACTTCATCTGCGAAACAGCAAGAGAAATAGGCGTGAAATTGAATCATGAAGAAATTCTGCCCAGTGTGGTAGATTGTGCAGCCAGTCGGGCGATAATGAGA GCCATAGAATGCCTTGTGGACGACTTAGTTAGAATGTCTCTGGCAAAAGCTTGGAAAAGATGCGATAACGA aTATCCGAAGATGATCGTTTTGGACGACGTACGTGGAGCTCTCTTAAACCGTGAAGAATTTGATATTTTTACGAATCAAGGATTAGGATCCAAATATCGACGAACATCAACAGATTGA
- the Duba gene encoding deubiquitinating enzyme A, whose product MTILTKKKTNASKDRREGGSTSEVDVHGVQNEHGSGSIALPNSPYQVRASNGFAVDLHGVQSDHGSGSIVLTGSSYETSVDRREDKHFEESSGPSHGKRHRRRASPHSGCIGRNSRSKRERERDRGRERERERERERERQATPPTASCSGLQATDASVITNNRMAIGGAAANLEHEVANGYNSGDEYTGRTGNNLTLAEWQERDRWFEKRMRKMGFIVKKMGEDGACLFRAVADQVYGDQEMHGVVRKHCMDYIASNQEFFSHFVAEDFSTYVDRKRQEYVHGNHIEMQAMSEMYNRSIQLYCYSTEPINIFHTMVESDNEPIRLSYQRGSHYNSIVDPYKATVGVGLGLPSYNPGAADRQLISDAVRQSEELHIEQTMLEDKIKATDWEATNEAIEEQVARESYLQWLRDNEMRKARSASSSSTSTVTSAQHSHTHFHTHGSRGQQRSHTSSPTTTQTSQDTIRNSPKVNDAVRYNKRSPQHQSAQGSAISHLTSDFEQKISQEPVPGSSKEAHASPDISLFNRLPPEVFGLTDWEDSHVLSQVLATSQQEYLDSLKQSRNSASSGNDTTNTLDSSSS is encoded by the exons ATGACCATTCTTACGAAGAAGAAGACAAACGCCTCGAAGGATAGACGAGAAGGAGGCAGCACTTCCGAAGTCGATGTTCATGGGGTGCAAAACGAGCATGGCTCTGGATCTATCGCGTTACCGAACAGCCCATATCAG GTACGTGCGTCAAACGGTTTTGCGGTCGATCTTCACGGAGTTCAGAGCGATCATGGATCTGGTTCTATAGTGCTTACGGGTAGTTCATACGAG ACAAGCGTCGATCGAAGAGAAGACAAACATTTCGAAGAAAGCAGCGGGCCGAGCCATGGGAAACGTCATAGGCGAAGGGCGAGTCCGCACAG CGGTTGCATCGGAAGAAACTCGCGTTCTAAGCGTGAAAGAGAAAGGGATaggggtagagagagagagagagaaagggaaaggGAACGAGAGAGACAGGCTACACCTCCTACGGCATCTTGCAGCGGTCTACAAG CCACAGATGCCAGCGTGATAACTAACAATCGAATGGCTATCGGTGGAGCTGCTGCAAATTTAGAACATGAAGTAGCCAATGGTTACAATAGCGGAGATGAATACACTGGCAGAACTGGAAACAATCTTACTTTGGCCGAATGGCAGGAG CGGGACAGGTGGTTCGAGAAACGAATGCGTAAGATGGGCTTTATTGTTAAGAAAATGGGCGAAGACGGAGCGTGTCTATTCCGAGCTGTTGCGGATCAAGTATACGGCGACCAGGAAATGCATGGGGTAGTACGGAAACATTGTATGGATTATATC GCTTCCAATCAAGAGTTTTTCTCGCATTTTGTAGCGGAAGATTTTAGCACGTATGTAGATAGAAAACGACAAGAATACGTTCATGGGAACCACATAGAAATGCAGGCAATGTCTGAGATGTATAATCGCAGCATACAGTTGTATTGCTACAGCACCG AACCTATCAATATCTTCCATACAATGGTTGAAAGCGATAACGAACCCATACGATTGTCTTATCAACGCGGTAGTCATTATAATAGCATAGTAGACCCGTATAAGGCTACCGTTGGTGTTGGACTTGGCCTACCATCGTATAATCCCGGTGCCGCGGATCGACAGCTTATATCGGATGCAGTTCGTCAAAGCGAAGAATTGCATATCGAACAG ACGATGCTCGAAGATAAAATAAAAGCAACCGACTGGGAAGCAACGAACGAAGCCATAGAGGAGCAAGTAGCTAGGGAAAGTTACTTGCAATGGTTGAGGGATAACGAAATGCGCAAAGCG CGATCAGCTAGTAGTAGCAGTACAAGTACGGTGACAAGCGCGCAACACAGTCATACGCATTTCCACACTCATGGAAGTCGTGGCCAACAACGTAGCCATACTTCCTCTCCAACCACGACTCAAACTAGCCAAGACACTATACGCAACTCTCCGAAG GTGAACGATGCGGTAAGATATAACAAAAGATCGCCTCAGCATCAGTCGGCTCAAGGATCAGCTATATCTCACCTTACCTCGGACTTTGAACAGAAAATCTCGCAAGAACCCGTGCCAGGCAGCAGTAAAGAAGCTCACGCTTCACCAGACATCTCGTTGTTTAATCGTCTTCCTCCCGAGGTATTCG GTTTGACCGATTGGGAAGATAGTCATGTACTGTCACAAGTACTGGCGACATCGCAACAAGAATACCTGGACAGCTTAAAACAATCTCGGAACTCGGCATCTTCCGGAAACGATACTACCAACACATTAGATTCTAGTAGCAGTTAA